GGAGGATTTTCCTCCCGGCCCCCTTCCGCGTTTTTCGTGCGTGCCGCCTGCCCGCGCCCGCCCTCCCGGGGGAGGGCGCTTCCGTGCAGCTCGGGCCAGGCAGGCGGCAGGCGCGCCACGTAAAGCATTCTGCATGCATCCGCGCAGTTTGCCCCGGCAGGAACTCGCTCCGGCGGTGCAAGGAACTCGCTAAATCCCTCTCTGACAGCGACTTGCGGGATGCGGGATGCGTGGTACACCCGTTGCTTTACCTTCTGCCAGCCAGCACGAGGGCGTGCTGATCTCCCCCCGGCTCACGAGCCAGAACACACTGGAGCAAGACCATGAAGAACCTCCGCGACAACAAGGGCTTCACCCTGATCGAACTGATGATCGTCGTGGTCATCATCGGCATCCTGGCCGCCATCGCCATCCCGAAGTTCAACGCGGTGTCGAAGAACGCCAAGCAGGGCGAGGCCGGCACGGTGCTGAAGCAGATCTGCACGCTGGCGCAGACCTACAAGGACCAGAAGGGCACCGACGCGACCGCCCTGACCGGCGCCACGGGCCTGGAGCAGGTCGGCTGGTCGGCCCCCACCGCCAAGTACTTCAACTTCAGCTACTCGGCGGGCGTGGCGACGGCGACCCCCGGCGGCACCGACGGCAACGTGCACAGCCTGGCCACCGAGACCAAGACCTGCGCCATCTCGTAACGGCTGACGGTCTGGCGGCTGAGCTGCCTTCAGAGGGGGGCCGGGACGAGCAATCTCTCGGCCCCCTTCGCTCTAGAGCACACCTACCGCGCCTCCGCGGCGCGACCAGCGGAGCAGCACCATGCATGGACGAAAGGGCTTC
This is a stretch of genomic DNA from Longimicrobium sp.. It encodes these proteins:
- a CDS encoding type IV pilin protein — its product is MKNLRDNKGFTLIELMIVVVIIGILAAIAIPKFNAVSKNAKQGEAGTVLKQICTLAQTYKDQKGTDATALTGATGLEQVGWSAPTAKYFNFSYSAGVATATPGGTDGNVHSLATETKTCAIS